The bacterium genome segment GGCCAGGAGCAACCCCGCGGCCCTGACTTTCTCGCTGGCTTCGAGGTAGCGCCCGGCATCCTCCGCCTCACGCCGTGCTTCCTCTACCTGCTCGCGCCCTCTGCGCGCGTCCTCCAGTTCGCTCTCGGCCTTTGCCGCGGCCACCTCGCGTTCGCTTACCTCGCGGGCCAGCAGCGGCAGTTCTGCCTGCACCCGCTGCAGCGCCTCCTGGATTCGCCCTAGGTCATCGCTGGCGACCTTGATGTGGCCTATCTCCTGCTTGAGCGCGCTGTGCGTGGCTTCCGCGGCCTTGACCTGCTCCTCCCGCACCTGCTTCTTCCCGAGCAGGTTCCGGTAGGCCTCCGCCTGCCTGCGGACCTCGCCCAGCGTCCTCGACATCTCTTCCTCATCACGCCTTGCCTGCCTGCGCTTGGTTCTCAGATCCTCGACTCTGCGGCTGGCCTGTTCGAAGAGCTGGTACTGTTCGAGCGCATTCGTCCGCGCCGTGCTGGCCTGCACCAACCGGTCTCGCAACCGAGCAAGCGGCGACGCATCCTTCCCTCTCTTGAGCTGGCCGCCGGGCGTGTAGATTGCCAGGTAGGCCTCCTCGATCGCGCTCTCCAACGGACCGCTGCCCGGTCCGGAAACCTGCGCGCCGAGGGACTCTCGAATGGCGGCGACCACATCGCCGGAAAGGCCCGGGAGCGCCAGTTCTCCCTGCGGCGCCCACAGCACCTGGGCGAGGCCGCGGTTCTCAGGCCGCGCCAGGCCGCGGCCGGGAGGATTGCGCGTCAGGATCTCCCGTACCCGATCGTCGGCCGCGTCACCCTCAGCCAGGCGCACGAACCTATCCTGCTCTCGACGCTCCAGCTCGGCGATGGGCCGATCCAGGAATCGCTTGGTCAGCCGGTATTCGGTGCCATCGTGCGCAAACTCCACCGTGACCGCGGGAGTCAGGGAGCGACCCCATGGGCGCAGCGCTTCCACATCTCTGCCTGTCACGCGATGCCCATCGAGGAGCCCGCGCAGCAGGGCCTCAAACAGTGTGGACTTACCGGTGGCGTTGGGCGCGAACAGCACGTTGAGCCCGTCGCCAAACGGTCCGACCTCCACGGCCTCCGCATAGCAGCGCCAGCCCGCCACGCGAAGCGTCCGGAGAATCACCGTCGAGCCTCGCCGGCTCCGGCCGCAGAGACAAGGGCATAGAGCTCGAGGAGGGCGCGGGAGGCGATCTCGGGCGACGCCCCCTCAGGCCGCACCCCCTGGTAGGCCGGATCGGCCAGCTCCTGGAGCCGCTCCGCAGCATCCCGCACCACGCCCGCGGGCAGGCCGGCCGTCCAGCTCGCATCGCCCGGGAATGGTCGAAGCCTGGAGGCGTCCACGCGGCCGTGCAGGAAGCGCGACGCGAGAATCTGCTCAAGGCGCAGCAGCTCGTCTCGATCCGCCGCGGCGAGAAGGCCGCTGACGCGCACCTCCAGCAAGGTCGCCGCGGCATCCCCCAGCGCCTCGACCCCTGCTCGAAGGCGCGACAGGTCACCGGGCTCGCGTAGTTCCCCTTCGATCACCGTCCAGGTGAGACGGCCCGTGCGCACGGGTGTAACCACCGGCGCCGCCCCGGCCTCCGCGATCTCCACGATCAGCGCGTTCCCGCTGTCGCGCTCTCCAAACCCGGTCGTCTCGTGGGTACCGGAATAGGCCATACGGACCGCACCATCGGGTAGCGCGTACTGTGCGGTGGAGTGCCAGTGGCCGAGAGCCAGGTAGTCGAGCCCTGCGCGCTCGGCGGCGTTGCGCGCGATGGGATAGTCGGGCTCTTCCTGAAGGATTCCCTCCACGGTGCCATGCGCCAGGCCGATGCGAATGCCGTTCGACTGACGCGGCCCGCTCGACTCACGAGGCTCGCGCGGCTCACGCGGCGGAATCCAGGCGGTGGGATCCTTGCCGGAGTGCTTGGCGCGGATGGGGCATGGGAACAGAACGCCCCCGGGGATATCCACGGGCTTCTCTTCGGCCAGCAGTTGCACGTGTCCGGCCGTCCAGACCGGATGCTCCCACACTGAGCCCGGCACCAACGGGTCGTGGTTGCCGGGGATGACGTAGACCGGACCCGCGAAGTCGGCCAGGATGTCGGCCACCTTCTGCACCAGGACGCGGTCTACACCGTTGTCCTCAAAGACGTCGCCCGCGATCAGAATGAACTCAGCGGCGGCGGCACGGGCCTCCCCAACCACCCGCCGGGCGGCGTCCAGGCGCTCCTCGCGCACGCGGGCCGCGGACTCGCCCACATGCGCGGCCCGCATGCCTATCTGCCAGTCGGCCGTGTGAAGGAACTTCATGGTATCCTCTTGTTGTTGTTTCGCTGATGGTACGCCCACCGCCTGCACGGCGATCGCACAGGTATGTACGGCAGCCGGAGTAGTCTGGAGGATAGTGGGGAATGATAGAATGCAGATGATGCGTCGGGTTCAGGTGGCAGTAGCGGTCCTCCTCTGCGTCGCCGTCGGGCTCGTCATAGGCCCTGTGCCCGCAACACACGCCCAGCTCGAGGAGTTGATCACCAACGCCAAGCCCGCCGTGGTGGTCGTCATCGCATCGAGAGCGCCCGGGAAGAGCGGGCACGGATCAGGGTTCATCTTTCATCCCTCCGGCTTCGTCTTGACCAACCACCATGTCGTTGAGGGCGCAACCGAGATCACGGTCCTGCTGCCAGACCGGCGGAGGTTTCGGGCCACGGTAGTGGACTACATCCGCCGCGTGGACTTCGCGTGCCCGCCACGAGTGGAAACCTGGATTGACGCGGCGATCCTTAAGATCGAGGGTGAGGGCTTCCCCGTCCTCCCACTGGGCGATTCGGACACACTGCGCCAGGGACAGGAGATCCTGGTCATGGGGTATCCCGGCGGCGTCGGGATAGACGAGGTCAGCGTGACGCGCGGCATCGTGGGAGCCGTGCGTGTGGGCTGGCTCCAGACCGACGCGGTAATGCTGCCGGGCAACAGCGGGGGCCCGGTGCTGGACCGCAGCGGGCGCGTCGTCGGGCTGGCCACGTTCGG includes the following:
- a CDS encoding DNA repair exonuclease — encoded protein: MKFLHTADWQIGMRAAHVGESAARVREERLDAARRVVGEARAAAAEFILIAGDVFEDNGVDRVLVQKVADILADFAGPVYVIPGNHDPLVPGSVWEHPVWTAGHVQLLAEEKPVDIPGGVLFPCPIRAKHSGKDPTAWIPPREPREPRESSGPRQSNGIRIGLAHGTVEGILQEEPDYPIARNAAERAGLDYLALGHWHSTAQYALPDGAVRMAYSGTHETTGFGERDSGNALIVEIAEAGAAPVVTPVRTGRLTWTVIEGELREPGDLSRLRAGVEALGDAAATLLEVRVSGLLAAADRDELLRLEQILASRFLHGRVDASRLRPFPGDASWTAGLPAGVVRDAAERLQELADPAYQGVRPEGASPEIASRALLELYALVSAAGAGEARR